A window of the Podospora bellae-mahoneyi strain CBS 112042 chromosome 6, whole genome shotgun sequence genome harbors these coding sequences:
- the PPM1 gene encoding carboxy methyl transferase for protein phosphatase 2A (EggNog:ENOG503NUP8; COG:O): protein MSAPSIPNLLSLRGNRGGSRGRGRGGSHRGSSSGPSASHDTTIQGTDADAAVSRLSAVELDYLIDPFASYFVAPSPPPFHSGPGPGLPTRRRLPIINRGTYTRTTAIDILIHRFLSSTFSTGKPRQIVSLGAGTDTRCFRLFTSSQKHQNIHYHEIDFPVIISKKNTLIRTVPALNGILSPPMPLPNPATNQSYVSKQHANLETGNTLTLHPLDLRFFPSSPSSLPGLSQECPTLLLSECCLCYLPPSTASDIITSFTSCFPSLGLVIYEPILPEDAFGRMMISNLAARGVTMPTLAVYQTQEDQERRLLEAGFREVRSKTVDQIWEEWVGEGERERVDGLERLDEVEEWKLLAGHYVVVWGWNEGEGVRLEVGRGDDDEGDETE, encoded by the coding sequence ATGTCCGCCCCATCAATACCCaaccttctctccctccgcGGCAACCGTGGAGGATCCCGaggccggggccggggcgGCTCACACCGGGGTAGCTCCTCCGGGCCATCAGCCAGCCATGACACCACAATCCAGGGAACCGACGCCGACGCTGCTGTCTCCCGCCTCAGCGCCGTAGAACTAGACTACCTCATCGACCCCTTCGCCAGCTACTTCGtagctccctcaccaccaccgttccACTCCGGTCCAGGCCCAGGACTACCCACACGCCGCAGACTCCCAATAATAAACAGAGGAACATACACCCGCACGACAGCGATAgacatcctcatccaccgcTTCCTCTCCAGCACTTTCTCCACCGGCAAACCCCGGCAGATAGTCTCCCTCGGAGCAGGAACAGACACCCGCTGCTTTCGATTATTCACCTCGTctcaaaaacaccaaaataTCCACTATCATGAAATAGACTTCCCGGTTATCATCTCCAAGAAGAACACCCTCATCCGGACAGTCCCAGCGCTGAACGGCATCCTCTCCCCGCCAATGCCACTCCCAAACCCGGCCACGAACCAGTCTTATGTCTCGAAGCAGCATGCGAACCTAGAAACAGGCAATACCCTCACTCTCCACCCGCTTGATCTCCGGTTttttccatcttctccttcctcccttccGGGACTATCACAGGAGTGCCCGACACTGCTGCTGTCCGAATGCTGCCTTTGCTACCTCCCACCTTCGACAGCATCGGATATAATCACCTCTTTTACGTCTTGTTTTCCTAGTTTGGGGCTGGTGATTTACGAGCCGATTTTGCCGGAGGATGCGTTTGGACGGATGATGATTTCTAATCTTGCTGCGCGGGGGGTGACGATGCCGACTTTGGCGGTGTACCAGACGCAGGAGGaccaggagaggaggttgctggagGCTGGGTTTAGGGAGGTGAGGAGTAAGACTGTGGATCAGAtttgggaggagtgggtgggggaaggggagagggagagggtggatgggttggagaggttggatgaggtggaggagtggaagTTGTTGGCGGGGCATTatgtggttgtttgggggtggaatgagggggagggggtgaggttggaggtggggaggggggatgatgatgagggggatgagaCGGAGTAG
- a CDS encoding hypothetical protein (EggNog:ENOG503NYTA; COG:S), translating to MLDQQLHRARMVSSVAATVISLACGTNYVYSAWAPQFADKLNLTTTESNLIGAAGNLGMYSMGVPIGLFVDNRGPRPAVAAGALLLGLGYYPFRASYENAAGSVPLLCFFSYLTGLGGCMAFQAAVKTSALNWPHHRGTATAFPLAAFGLSAFFFSQVGSLFFPGDTSAFLTVLAAGTFALIFTGFCFLKVYPHTPAYHAVPNGGSGSDTQRLRRTSSSEDGKARGARRFPDVEPGMSTPTTYTTPATSTQAQTDAEAPGPSSPSASAQLRDQTDVESARPPSDEAPDSDVDETSSLMSKSSSLPGDVLVQSSVDMDRSHRVDIRGWRLLSNVDFWQLFTIMGILAGIGLMTINNIGHNVNALWRRFDDSVPESFLVQRQQMHVSILSIGSFGGRLLSGVGSDFLVKVVGASRAWCLVAASLVFCIAQLFALNVSNPHYLGFVSGLSGLGYGFLFGVFPSIVAETFGIHGLSQNWGFMTLSPVISGNIFNLFYGAVFDSHIIVSPDGDRSCYDGIDCYRSAYFVTLGACGLGLIVTLSTIRHQYVARLREAGKGAAED from the exons ATGCTCGACCAACAACTACACCGCGCGCGCATGGTTTCCAGCGTCGCCGCGACAGTCATATCGCTCGCGTGCGGTACCAAC TATGTGTACTCGGCCTGGGCCCCACAGTTCGCCGATAAGCTCAACCTCACGACGACGGAGAGTAACCTGATCGGAGCGGCGGGTAATCTGGGCATGTATTCGATGGGCGTACCTATCGGGTTGTTTGTCGATAACCGTGGACCCCGACCAGCCGTGGCAGCCGGCgcgcttctcctcggccttggaTACTACCCGTTTCGCGCCTCGTACGAAAACGCGGCCGGTTCGGTTCCGCTGTTATGTTTCTTTTCGTATCTTACCGGCCTGGGCGGATGTATGGCGTTCCAGGCGGCAGTCAAAACGTCGGCGCTCAACTGGCCACACCATCGGGGCACCGCCACGGCCTTCCCGTTGGCTGCCTTTGGCTTGAGcgcattcttcttctcccaggTCGGATCGCTTTTCTTTCCCGGAGACACCAGCGCGTTCTTGACTGTTCTAGCCGCCGGTACCTTTGCTCTGATCTTCACCGGATTTTGCTTCCTCAAGGTCTACCCCCACACTCCGGCCTACCATGCGGTACCTAACGGGGGTTCCGGCTCGGACACGCAGCGGCTGCGGCGGACATCGTCATCGGAGGACGGCAAGGCTAGAGGAGCGCGAAGATTCCCTGATGTAGAACCTGGTATGTCGACGCCCACCACCTACACGACTCCCGCGACGTCGACGCAGGCACAGACAGACGCAGAGGCTCCCGGACCGTCGTCGCCGTCAGCCAGCGCCCAGCTCCGTGACCAGACCGATGTTGAATCCGCCCGCCCCCCCTCGGACGAGGCCCCCGATAGCGACGTTGACGAGACCTCGTCCCTCATGTCAAAGTCGTCCTCGCTGCCTGGTGATGTGTTAGTGCAGAGCAGTGTTGATATGGATCGTTCCCATCGTGTAGATATCCGTGGCTGGCGCTTGTTGTCCAATGTCGACTTTTGGCAGCTGTTTACCATTATGGGGATTCTGGCTGGCATTGGTCTCATGACCATCAA CAATATTGGACACAACGTCAATGCTCTCTGGAGGCGTTTCGATGACTCTGTTCCCGAGTCTTTCCTCGTACAGCGTCAGCAGATGCATGTCTCCATTCTGTCCATTGGCAGTTTCGGAGGGAGATTGCTGAGCG GTGTCGGATCTGATTTTCTTGTCAAGGTCGTAGGTGCCAGCCGCGCCTGGTGCCTCGTCGCGGCTAGTCTCGTATTTTGCATTGCCCAGCTCTTTGCCCTCAACGTCTCGAACCCGCACTACCTCGGTTTTGTTTCTGGCCTCTCAGGTCTCGGATACGGCTTCTTGTTTGGTGTCTTTCCCTCGATCGTAGCTGAGACGTTCGGTATCCACGGACTTAGCCAGAACTGGGGGTTCATGACACTCAGCCCTGTCATTTCGGGCAACATTTTCAACCTGTTTTACGGTGCCGTCTTTGACAGTCACATCATTGTTAGTCCTGATGGTGACCGGTCGTGCTATGACGGTATCGACTGCTACAGGAGTGCGTATTTTGTCACGCTGGGTGCTTGTGGGCTGGGGTTGATTGTGACGTTGTCGACGATCAGACATCAGTATGTtgcgaggttgagggaggcggggaagGGCGCGGCTGAGGATTAA
- the BRO1_2 gene encoding bck1-like resistance to osmotic shock (COG:U; EggNog:ENOG503NUGR): MLNFILIQNRQGKTRLAKWYVPYSDDEKVKVKGEVHRLVAPRDQKYQSNFVEFRNHKIVYRRYAGLFFCACVDTNDNELAYLEAIHFFVEVLDAFFGNVCELDLVFNFYKVYAILDEVFLAGEIEETSKQVVLTRLEHLDKLE; this comes from the exons ATGTTGAACTTTATCCTCATCCAGAACCGACA GGGCAAAACCCGCCTAGCAAAATGGTACGTCCCCTACAGCGACGACGAAAAAGTCAAGGTCAAGGGCGAG GTCCACCGCCTCGTCGCCCCCCGCGACCAAAAGTACCAATCCAACTTTGTAGAGTTCCGCAACCACAAGATCGTCTACCGCCGCTACGccggcctcttcttctgcgcCTGCGTCGACACAAACGACAACGAGCTCGCCTATCTAGAGGCTATCCACTTTTTTGTTGAGGTCTTGGATGCATTCTTTGGCAACGTCTGCGAGCTGGATCTGGTGTTTAACTTTTATAAGGTGTACGCCATCCTGGACGAGGTCTTCCTCGCgggggagattgaggagacGTCGAAGCAGGTTGTGTTGACTAGGTTGGAGCATTTGGATAAGTTGGAGTGA
- a CDS encoding hypothetical protein (COG:S; EggNog:ENOG503P9PF) — MGKSKKKNQGEPPLGDFRKCPSARKLFESLGRAFPVKVNKQRTLNSFVIWLIERLIDKDVSNPSSAESELKEWYQLLKSCRIDDQTIIDGFVELEQTHVSEHPLDARRLHIVETELRELIRTTASLPPAPSKSSTTQKIQKPSGSLSKPMDEHKHLNRRVSVLRIVAGPDPSKSTNDYTHPDRRLSDPPARNDSTAAFEGDMSDYIHPGRRALVSTPRESPKHDAPPPTLAHMHPDRAASVSGKSNTFDPSCPDLPFLSGANPMAMEDLVRQREKKKQEQEWEKWEQVEKQRQMQKEKQKEKEKEKEKEKEKEKEKEKEKEKEKEKEKEKEKEKGKDLSFLTGSNRMVFGDDWALARTKKKKKKAAQTELVLEYGESPVDVGNAKLATKGDKEFTIPGNYVCNRCNVRGHLIQDCPTNGDWRYAVKAPEDYTCNFCGKQADHYIDDCPRKPSKGSRNGQTERDAPRRVVSDTIRDSVIDSYRPEPRSHKRHRSMDSEFDDDDYLASRPHRRGTRGRKSRRADDDPESNVSIGGRAGTNDSPWGDLKSSIVGYLDPDKPVGDEPPTKVYTNRRPPPVSPDPREEGRLSYYDVPSEDAQPEHSILKKNNKKKTPPKKTQLIVPKFERSPIRIANAPPPRIRVDPQQVGQMIEEERDKNDLIPLFFKMFLGKKVYCRTKAKRPVAIDFIDMPSESEGGDDDAMEMDQAQDSVKNEQGDTSAQLKSRLPPGPSVDEPQQATNSSVIQHLHGVIDVDDVVVMTETRPSVIVSGLGDVTDLTGLSDGESQSHIVVVDD, encoded by the exons ATGGGCAAGAGTAAGAAGAAGAACCAGGGTGAACCGCCACTTGGTGATTTTCGCAAATGTCCCTCCGCCCGTAAGCTCTTTGAGTCTCTCGGCCGGGCATTTCctgtcaaggtcaacaaaCAGCGTACCCTCAACAGCTTTGTCATATGGCTTATCGAACGCCTAATTGACAAGGACGTGTCCAACCCATCAAGCGCTGAATCCGAACTCAAAGAGTGGTATCAGCTGCTCAAGAGCTGCCGCATTGACGACCAGACCATCATTGATGGTTTTGTCGAGCTAGAGCAGACCCACGTCTCAGAGCACCCTCTCGACGCGAGACGTCTTCACATCGTGGAAACTGAGTTGCGGGAACTAATCAGGACTACGGCCTCGCTGCCCCCAGCTCCATCCAAATCTTCAACAACTCAAAAGATTCAAAAGCCCTCGGGCAGTTTGTCCAAGCCCATGGATGAACACAAGCATCTCAATCGGCGGGTGTCAGTCCTGAGGATTGTTGCTGGCCCTGACCCTTCAAAGTCAACAAACGATTACACCCATCCGGATAGAAGACTGTCAGACCCACCGGCCCGCAATGACTCTACCGCTGCCTTTGAAGGAGACATGAGCGATTATATCCATCCTGGAAGAAGGGCTCTTGTCAGCACACCACGAGAGTCTCCGAAACATGATGCTCCGCCGCCAACATTGGCTCATATGCACCCGGATAGGGCTGCATCTGTCTCG GGCAAGAGTAACACATTTGATCCTTCCTGCCCCGATTTGCCGTTTTTATCAGGAGCAAATCCAATGGCCATGGAAGACTTGGTGaggcagagagagaaaaaaaagcaggagcaggagtgGGAAAAATGGGAGCAGGTGGAGAAGCAGAGGCAGATgcagaaggagaagcagaaggagaaggagaaggagaaggagaaggagaaggagaaggagaaggagaaggagaaggagaaggagaaggagaaggagaaggagaaggagaaggagaaggagaaaggCAAGGATCTCTCCTTTCTTACCGGTTCCAACCGAATGGTGTTCGGTGATGACTGGGCGTTGGCCAGaacgaagaagaaaaagaaaaaggccgCGCAAACTGAGCTAGTTTTGGAGTACGGTGAGAGCCCGGTTGACGTGGGAAACGCCAAATTGGCTACCAAGGGTGACAAGGAGTTTACCATACCGGGAAACTATGTGTGCAACCGTTGCAACGTGCGTG GCCATCTTATTCAAGATTGCCCAACGAACGGGGACTGGCGATATGCCGTCAAAGCACCCGAGGACTACACTTGCAATTTTTGTGGAAAACAGGCAGATCACTATATTGATGACTGCCCGCGGAAGCCTTCGAAAGGCTCGCGCAACGGTCAAACTGAGCGTGACGCGCCTCGGAGAGTCGTCAGTGATACCATCCGAGATTCCGTCATAGACTCCTACCGACCCGAGCCCCGCTCCCACAAGCGACATCGCAGTATGGACAGTGAgtttgacgatgatgactaTTTGGCCTCGAGACCTCACCGCCGTGGGACGAGGGGCCGCAAGTCTCGGCGTGCAGATGATGACCCAGAGAGCAACGTGTCTATTGGGGGAAGGGCTGGTACGAACGACAGTCCTTGGGGTGACTTGAAGTCTTCCATCGTGGGTTATCTCGATCCAGACAAGCCGGTTGGTGACGAACCCCCCACCAAGGTCTACACCAACCGCAGGCCTCCGCCCGTCAGCCCGGACCCCCGTGAGGAGGGACGGCTTTCGTATTATGATGTGCCATCTGAAGACGCGCAGCCCGAGCACTCCATTTTGAAGAAGAATAATAAGAAGAAGACGCCCCCGAAGAAAACGCAGCTGATTGTGCCCAAGTTCGAGAGATCCCCTATTCGTATCGCCAATGCGCCGCCCCCCAGAATTCGAGTTGACCCACAGCAAGTCGGCCAAATGAttgaggaagagagggacAAGAACGACTTGATCCCCTTGTTCTTCAAGATGTTTTTGGGCAAGAAGGTCTATTGCAGGACCAAGGCCAAGCGTCCAGTGGCAATTGACTTTATTGATATGCCCTCCGAGAGTGAGGGGGGCGATGACGATGCCATGGAGATGGACCAGGCTCAAGATTCTGTCAAGAACGAGCAAGGCGATACGTCCGCCCAGCTGAAGAGCCGGCTCCCGCCTGGGCCCTCGGTGGACGAGCCACAGCAGGCGACCAATTCTTCTGTcattcaacacctccacGGTGTCATCGAcgtggatgatgttgttgtcatGACGGAGACTAGGCCGTCTGTCATTGTCAGCGGGTTGGGAGACGTTACCGATCTCACTGGGCTATCTGATGGCGAGTCCCAGAGCCAcattgtggtggttgatgattAG
- the IST1 gene encoding Vacuolar protein sorting-associated protein ist1 (BUSCO:EOG09264PK5; COG:Z; EggNog:ENOG503NW5R): MPPPTSPVLVTKIKVQLKLAIARLRMVQKRDEALAKTQRRAMAQLLEQNKVDSARIRVENIIRSDIITELHEILELYCELLLARAGLLEASPTCDPGLEEAVKSIIYAAPKTEIKELQTVRTLLAEKFGKEFVLQATENSDGKVSEGVVKKLSVTPPKEELVQGYLEEIARAYGVDWPKGKNKELGDPPDFMDDDDDENPSGGQAQRVLEEPLVGVDEEAAAELMAQEDLSKATPPRSFGPAIPLHVNPPSASTDNIHPKVTLNRQELTTPTKKPAAVTRKPSEQKGDGVPDLDELAKRFAQLKR, from the exons atgcctcctccaacatccCCGGTCCTTGTG ACCAAAATCAAAGTCCAGCTCAAACTAGCCATAGCCCGCCTTCGTATGGTTCAAAAGCGTGACGAGGCCCTTGCAAAGACCCAGCGTAGAGCCATGGCCCAGCTCCTCGAGCAGAACAAGGTTGATTCGGCCCGAATCCGCGTCGAGAACATCATCAGAtccgacatcatcaccgagctCCACGAAATCCTAGAACTCTACTGCGAGCTTCTACTAGCCCGCGCTGGCTTGCTAGaggcatcaccaacatgcGATCCCGGCCTTGAAGAGGCTGTCAAGTCCATCATCTACGCCGCTCCCAAGACAGAAATAAAAGAGCTCCAAACAGTGAGGACGTTATTGGCCGAGAAGTTTGGGAAAGAATTTGTGCTACAGGCTACAGAAAACAGCGACGGGAAAGTAAGCGAAGGGGTGGTCAAGAAGCTGAGCGTCACACCACCAAAAGAGGAGCTGGTGCAGGGCTACCTTGAGGAGATTGCGCGGGCATACGGCGTTGACTGGCCAAAAGGGAAGAATAAGGAGCTGGGGGATCCTCCTGACTttatggatgatgatgatgatgagaaccCAAGTGGGGGCCAGGCACAAAGAGTGTTGGAGGAACCGCTGGTTGGTGTGGATGaggaagctgctgctgagctcATGGCACAGGAAGACCTGAGCAAAGCTACACCCCCAAGATCTTTTGGGCCGGCTATCCCGCTTCATGTCAATCCTCCTAGTGCTTCCACTGATAACATCCACCCCAAAGTCACTCTCAACAGACAGGAgttgacaacaccaaccaagAAGCCGGCTGCTGTGACAAGAAAGCCTTCGGAGCAGAAAGGGGATGGGGTTCCAGATCTGGATGAGCTTGCAAAGAGGTTTGCACAGCTGAAGAGGTGA
- the SPT3 gene encoding Transcription initiation protein spt3 (EggNog:ENOG503NXIN; COG:K) has product MPRKMLPKEIPEFYTAHQLQLVPPRQVPEVQPQLEKQPGPERQPEPEPQQLRPIPMLQSEQPRDFAPHRGNEQVQQQNDGQFMKGATPPTRQQQEDDTSMYFQASLHELYPVRLVNPRCAKFKKVFQRPHFFIPSPSYAIGYTPVPPPQPGAATGSTAVDDSAPPVIDVPRSAVKEAIASRNDVFKGNPALFDEVMMNGQPLDLSGYDLEQNEEGTANLIPLNLDPAAFTLKDFLTRPDPMETGKGKEGGTGREGEREEVAFEVEIDPSDWIADIVTKMMYVSGETGEPSAETTGIIEDIVRQQVIEILRNCTELAARRGARAITINDLIFQIRDDAPKVSRLRTFLSWKDVRKNVKDSDDKGGEGDLGAGEDPVGGVVPGGPVDDTAKKNKKAKVGLPWEPSSYFAVEVPEREDEEDEEEEEMNHITLQRLRKADERTKAMTREEYVTWSEFRQASFTYRKGKRFREWAGFGIVTDSKPSDDIVDILGFLTFEMVQTLTEEALKIKENEDQHRERTGGGEQAAGNAAKKRKMGGLGGGLFDPPSEGRTPVEPRHIQEAFRRLQGRSKKSRAMLNGTRIQQRTNLRLF; this is encoded by the exons ATGCCACGAAAGATGCTGCCCAAAGAAATCCCAGAGTTTTATACAGCCCATCAACTTCAACTAGTGCCGCCTCGTCAAGTACCAGAGGTGCAGCCACAGCTTGAGAAGCAGCCTGGGCCTGAAAGGCAACCCGAGCCAGAGCCGCAGCAGTTGCGACCCATTCCGATGCTTCAGTCAGAGCAACCTCGTGATTTTGCCCCCCATCGAGGAAATGAGCAGGTCCAGCAGCAGAATGATGGCCAGTTCATGAAAGGGGCGACCCCCCCGACTCGACAGCAACAGGAAGATGACACCTCCATGTACTTTCAAGCCTCCCTTCACGAGCTCTATCCCGTCAGGCTCGTCAATCCGCGGTGCGCCAAATTCAAGAAAGTGTTTCAGAGGCCACacttcttcatcccatccccgAGTTATGCAATCGGATACACTCCTGTGCCGCCACCGCAGCCCGGAGCTGCTACTGGTAGTACTGCTGTCGATGACTCCGCGCCCCCTGTCATTGACGTCCCGCGCTCTGCAGTCAAAGAAGCCATTGCCAGTCGTAACGACGTCTTCAAGGGAAACCCCGCGCTGTTTGACGAGGTCATGATGAATGGCCAACCACTTGACCTTAGTGGCTACGACCTTGAGCAGAATGAGGAAGGCACTGCCAATTTGATCCCGCTTAACCTTGACCCGGCTGCGTTTACGCTCAAGGATTTCCTCACTCGGCCTGATCCGATGGAaacggggaaggggaaagagggggggactggacgggagggggagagggaggaggttgctttTGAGGTTGAAATTGATCCCAGCGACTGGATTGCTGACATTGTTACCAAGATGATGTACGTCTCTGGTGAGACGGGCGAGCCATCGGCCGAGACGACGGGGATTATCGAGGATATCGTGAGGCAGCAGGTTATTGAGATT CTCCGCAACTGCACCGAACTCGCCGCCCGCCGCGGCGCCCGCGCGATCACTATTAATGACCTGATTTTCCAAATCCGTGATGACGCCCCAAAGGTTTCCCGTCTGCGGACATTCCTCTCCTGGAAAGACGTCCGCAAAAACGTCAAGGATTCCGACGAcaagggaggagagggtgatcTTGGTGCGGGTGAAGACCCCGTCGGTGGTGTAGTTCCCGGCGGACCAGTCGACGACACGgccaaaaagaacaagaaagCCAAAGTCGGCCTCCCCTGGGAACCATCGTCTTATTTCGCTGTCGAAGTCCCAGAGagagaagacgaagaagacgaggaggaagaggaaatgAACCACATCACCCTCCAGCGCCTCCGCAAGGCAGACGAGCGGACCAAGGCCATGACGCGAGAGGAATACGTCACCTGGTCTGAGTTTCGCCAAGCATCGTTTACGTACCGCAAGGGAAAGAGATTTAGGGAATGGGCGGGTTTTGGGATCGTGACGGATAGCAAGCCAAGTGATGATATTGTGGATATTTTGGGGTTTTTGACGTTTGAGATGGTGCAGACGCTGACggaggaggcgttgaagatcaaggagaatGAGGACCAGCATAGGGagaggacgggagggggggagcaGGCGGCGGGGAAtgcggcgaagaagaggaagatgggggggttgggtggggggttgtttgatCCGCCTAGTGAGGGGAGGACGCCGGTTGAGCCGAGGCATATTCAAGAGGCTTTTAGGAGGCTGCAGGGACGGAGTAAGAAGAGTAGGGCTATGTTGAACGGGACGAGGATTCAGCAGAGGACGAATTTGAGGTTGTTTtag